In Wenyingzhuangia fucanilytica, the following are encoded in one genomic region:
- a CDS encoding bifunctional UDP-3-O-[3-hydroxymyristoyl] N-acetylglucosamine deacetylase/3-hydroxyacyl-ACP dehydratase yields the protein MLKQKTIHKEVTLTGVGLHTGKEVTMVFKPAPENYGYAFVRVDLEGSPTIEAKVEYVTETERGTNLEKKGVSINTSEHVLAAAVGLGIDNLIIEINASEPPIMDGSSKYFIEALESAGIVEQEAPVDEYIVKEIISYKDEETGSEIILMPADEYQITAMVDFGTKILGTQNATLNRISDFKEEISAARTFSFLHELETLLEHNLIKGGDLNNAIVYVDKKISEETLEKLKKAFGKDDIKVTPNGILDNLELHWANEAAKHKLLDVIGDLALVGTRIRGKVIANKPGHKINTSFGKRLANIIKQEKRKSVPTFDLNQPPLMDIHQIMKLLPHRPPFLLIDRILELTEDSVVGMKNVTMNEPFFVGHFPDAPVMPGVLQVEAMAQCGGILVLSSVPDPENYLTYFMKMDNVKFKQKVLPGDTLIFKAELISPIRRGICHMRSVGYANGRIVVEAELMAQIVKKK from the coding sequence ATGCTAAAACAAAAAACAATCCACAAGGAAGTTACTTTAACCGGTGTAGGTTTACATACAGGAAAGGAAGTTACGATGGTTTTTAAACCAGCTCCAGAAAATTATGGTTATGCGTTTGTTCGTGTTGACTTAGAAGGAAGTCCAACTATAGAAGCAAAAGTGGAGTATGTTACAGAAACAGAAAGAGGTACTAACCTGGAGAAAAAAGGAGTAAGTATAAACACTTCAGAACATGTGTTAGCTGCAGCAGTTGGTTTAGGAATAGATAACTTAATTATTGAAATTAATGCATCAGAACCTCCAATTATGGATGGTTCTTCTAAATATTTTATTGAAGCTTTAGAATCTGCAGGTATCGTTGAGCAAGAGGCTCCAGTTGATGAGTATATTGTAAAAGAGATTATATCATATAAAGATGAGGAAACTGGTAGCGAAATTATTTTGATGCCAGCCGATGAATATCAAATTACTGCAATGGTAGATTTTGGTACTAAAATTTTAGGTACTCAAAATGCTACTTTAAACCGTATATCGGATTTTAAAGAAGAAATATCAGCAGCACGTACTTTTAGTTTTTTACATGAATTAGAAACGTTGTTAGAACACAACCTAATTAAAGGAGGTGATTTAAACAACGCAATTGTTTATGTTGATAAAAAAATATCAGAAGAAACTTTAGAAAAATTAAAAAAGGCATTTGGTAAAGACGATATTAAAGTAACACCAAATGGTATTTTAGATAACTTAGAATTACATTGGGCTAACGAGGCTGCAAAGCATAAATTGTTAGACGTAATTGGAGATTTAGCTTTGGTTGGAACTCGTATTAGAGGAAAAGTAATTGCTAATAAACCAGGGCATAAAATCAATACTTCTTTTGGAAAACGTTTGGCAAATATCATCAAACAAGAAAAAAGAAAAAGTGTACCTACATTTGATTTGAATCAACCACCATTAATGGATATTCATCAAATAATGAAATTGTTGCCACATAGGCCTCCATTTTTATTAATTGATAGAATTTTAGAGTTAACAGAAGATTCTGTAGTTGGAATGAAAAATGTTACGATGAATGAGCCATTTTTTGTTGGACATTTTCCAGATGCACCTGTAATGCCAGGAGTATTACAAGTAGAGGCTATGGCACAATGTGGAGGGATTTTAGTCTTAAGTAGTGTTCCAGATCCAGAAAACTATTTAACATACTTCATGAAAATGGATAATGTTAAGTTTAAACAAAAAGTATTACCAGGTGATACCCTTATCTTTAAAGCAGAATTAATCTCTCCAATCCGTAGAGGAATTTGTCATATGAGGTCTGTTGGTTATGCTAATGGTAGAATAGTAGTAGAGGCTGAATTAATGGCTCAAATAGTTAAGAAAAAATAA
- the lpxA gene encoding acyl-ACP--UDP-N-acetylglucosamine O-acyltransferase, with protein MNQPLAYIHPGAKIARNVVIEPFTTIHNNVTIGAGTWIGSNVTIMEGAIIGENCKIFPGAVISAVPQDLKYDGEETTTIIGNNVTIRECVTINRGTSDRMKTVIGNNCLIMAYCHVAHDCIVGDNCIFSNGSTLAGHSNIGNNVILAGMTAIHQFCSIGDHAFVTGGSLVRKDVPPYVKAGREPLSYVGINSVGLRRRGFSVEKIREIQNIYRILFQSKYNNSQAIRIIEAEMEASSERDDIIRFIQNSQRGIMKGYFSN; from the coding sequence ATGAATCAACCACTAGCTTATATTCATCCAGGGGCAAAAATCGCACGTAATGTTGTTATTGAGCCATTTACAACGATCCATAATAATGTCACCATTGGAGCGGGTACTTGGATTGGTTCTAATGTAACCATCATGGAAGGGGCAATTATAGGGGAGAATTGTAAAATTTTTCCAGGAGCAGTAATTTCTGCAGTACCTCAAGATTTAAAATATGATGGTGAAGAAACAACTACTATTATAGGAAATAATGTTACCATACGTGAGTGTGTAACCATTAACCGTGGAACTTCGGATAGAATGAAAACAGTTATTGGTAATAATTGTTTAATTATGGCTTATTGCCATGTTGCTCATGACTGTATTGTTGGAGACAATTGTATTTTTTCTAACGGAAGTACTTTGGCAGGACATTCAAATATTGGAAATAATGTGATTTTAGCAGGAATGACTGCTATACACCAGTTTTGTTCTATTGGAGATCATGCATTTGTAACAGGAGGATCATTGGTAAGAAAAGACGTTCCACCATACGTAAAAGCAGGTAGAGAACCATTGTCTTATGTAGGGATAAACTCTGTTGGTTTAAGAAGAAGAGGATTCTCTGTTGAGAAAATTAGAGAAATTCAAAATATTTACAGAATCTTATTTCAAAGTAAATATAATAACTCACAGGCTATTAGAATTATAGAAGCAGAAATGGAAGCCTCTAGTGAAAGAGATGATATTATTAGATTCATCCAAAACTCACAAAGAGGAATTATGAAAGGATATTTTAGTAATTAA
- the efp gene encoding elongation factor P, with translation MATTSDIRNGLCIVYNSDTFKVVEFQHVKPGKGPAFVRTKLKSLTTGKVIDNTFSAGHKIDEVRVETRKYQYLYAEGDSYNFMNTDDYNQITLEKTALDAPELLKEGEIVTVIVRAADEMPLAVDMPQSVILEVTYTEPGVKGNTATNATKPATVETGASVNVPLFINEGDLIKIETAKGTYQERIKS, from the coding sequence ATGGCAACAACATCAGATATTAGAAACGGATTGTGTATTGTTTATAACAGTGACACGTTTAAAGTAGTAGAGTTTCAACATGTAAAGCCAGGTAAAGGACCTGCTTTTGTAAGAACTAAGTTAAAAAGTTTAACTACAGGAAAAGTAATTGATAATACTTTCTCAGCTGGTCATAAAATTGATGAAGTTAGAGTTGAAACTAGAAAGTATCAGTATTTATATGCTGAAGGAGATAGTTATAACTTTATGAATACTGATGATTACAATCAAATCACTCTTGAAAAAACAGCTTTGGATGCACCAGAATTGTTAAAAGAAGGAGAAATTGTAACTGTAATTGTTCGTGCTGCTGATGAAATGCCTCTAGCAGTAGATATGCCTCAATCTGTAATTTTAGAAGTTACATATACTGAGCCAGGAGTAAAAGGAAACACAGCAACAAATGCTACTAAACCTGCAACTGTTGAAACAGGAGCTTCTGTAAATGTACCTTTATTTATTAACGAAGGTGATTTAATTAAAATTGAAACAGCAAAAGGAACTTATCAAGAAAGAATTAAGTCTTAA
- the sucD gene encoding succinate--CoA ligase subunit alpha — protein MSVLVNKDSKIIVQGFTGSEGTFHASQMIEYGTNIVGGVTPGKGGQEHLGKPVFNTVQDAVDKAQADTTIIFVPPAFAADAIMEAADAGIKVIICITEGIPVGDMVKVKAYLQNTDARLVGPNCPGVITPGEAKVGIMPGFIFKKGNVGIVSKSGTLTYEAADQVVKQGYGITTAIGIGGDPIIGTTTKEAVEMLMNDPETEAIVMIGEIGGQLEAEAARWIKADGNRKPVVGFIAGQTAPAGRTMGHAGAIVSGEGESAQAKMEILAENGIHVVASPAKIGEAIASVLAGVAN, from the coding sequence ATGAGTGTTTTAGTAAATAAGGATTCAAAAATTATTGTTCAAGGATTTACAGGAAGTGAAGGAACTTTTCACGCTTCACAAATGATTGAATATGGAACAAATATAGTTGGTGGTGTAACTCCAGGAAAAGGAGGACAAGAACACTTAGGAAAGCCAGTTTTTAATACCGTACAAGATGCAGTAGATAAAGCACAAGCTGATACTACTATTATTTTTGTACCGCCAGCATTTGCTGCTGACGCAATTATGGAAGCTGCTGATGCAGGAATTAAAGTAATTATCTGTATCACCGAGGGAATTCCTGTAGGAGATATGGTAAAAGTAAAAGCTTATTTACAAAATACTGATGCTCGTTTGGTAGGACCTAACTGTCCAGGAGTAATTACTCCAGGTGAAGCTAAAGTTGGTATTATGCCAGGATTTATCTTTAAGAAAGGAAATGTAGGTATTGTATCTAAATCTGGAACTTTAACTTATGAAGCTGCAGACCAAGTTGTAAAACAAGGATATGGAATTACTACAGCTATTGGTATTGGTGGAGATCCAATTATTGGAACTACTACTAAAGAAGCTGTAGAAATGTTGATGAACGACCCAGAAACTGAAGCAATTGTAATGATTGGTGAAATTGGTGGTCAATTAGAGGCTGAAGCTGCTAGATGGATCAAAGCTGATGGTAACAGAAAGCCAGTTGTTGGTTTTATCGCTGGACAAACTGCACCTGCAGGACGTACTATGGGACATGCTGGAGCTATCGTAAGTGGTGAAGGAGAATCTGCTCAAGCAAAAATGGAAATTTTAGCTGAGAATGGAATTCACGTTGTAGCATCACCTGCAAAAATTGGAGAAGCTATCGCAAGTGTATTAGCGGGAGTAGCAAACTAA
- the fabG gene encoding 3-oxoacyl-[acyl-carrier-protein] reductase — translation MGLLKDKTAIITGATRGIGKGIAIEFAKQGANIAFTYSSSVEAANALETELSAFGVKAKGYQSNAAEFDAAQALAADVLKEFGTIDVLINNAGITKDNLLMRISEEDFDKVIEVNLKSVFNLTKAVIRPMMKQRAGSIINMSSVVGVQGNAGQTNYAASKAGMLGFTKSVALELGSRNIRCNAIAPGFIETEMTAKLDEAVVDGWRQAIPLKRGGQPEDIANACVFLASDMSAYITGQTLNVDGGMITA, via the coding sequence ATGGGATTATTAAAGGATAAAACAGCTATTATTACTGGAGCAACAAGAGGAATTGGTAAAGGTATTGCCATAGAATTTGCTAAGCAAGGAGCTAATATAGCTTTTACTTACAGTTCATCTGTTGAGGCTGCAAATGCTTTAGAAACTGAATTGTCAGCTTTTGGTGTTAAAGCTAAAGGATATCAATCTAATGCTGCAGAATTTGATGCTGCACAAGCATTGGCTGCAGATGTTTTAAAAGAATTTGGAACTATTGACGTTTTAATCAATAATGCTGGAATCACCAAAGATAATTTGTTAATGCGTATTTCTGAGGAAGACTTTGATAAAGTAATCGAAGTTAACTTAAAATCTGTATTTAACTTAACAAAAGCTGTGATTCGTCCGATGATGAAGCAAAGAGCTGGTTCTATTATCAATATGAGTTCTGTTGTTGGAGTTCAAGGTAATGCAGGACAAACTAACTATGCTGCTTCTAAAGCAGGAATGTTAGGGTTTACTAAATCTGTTGCTTTAGAATTAGGATCAAGAAATATCCGTTGTAATGCAATTGCACCAGGATTTATTGAAACTGAAATGACAGCTAAATTAGATGAAGCTGTTGTTGATGGATGGAGACAAGCAATTCCTTTAAAAAGAGGTGGTCAGCCAGAAGATATCGCAAACGCATGTGTGTTTTTAGCTTCTGATATGTCTGCATACATTACAGGACAAACTTTAAATGTAGATGGTGGTATGATTACTGCATAA
- a CDS encoding prohibitin family protein: MTNQNISIPKSLPIIIAIIVVGLVFISKSAINIDSGKAGVMFKTFGGGVVTDEPALGEGFHLIAPWNKVFVYEVRQQELFEKMKVLSSNGLDIILEVSAWYMPQSENLGLLHQQKGQDYLTRVILPSLRSAARSVVGRYTPEQIYSSKRDVIQNEIFDETKKILDEQFVQLNEVLVRDVTLPTTIKNAIEKKLKQEQEFLEYEFTIQKAQKEAERQRIDAEGKATANKILNASLSDNILKEKGIQATLELANSPNAKVIVIGSSKDGMPIILGNQ; this comes from the coding sequence ATGACCAATCAAAATATAAGTATTCCTAAATCACTACCAATTATTATTGCTATTATAGTAGTAGGGTTGGTGTTTATTTCTAAATCGGCAATTAATATAGATTCTGGTAAAGCAGGAGTAATGTTTAAAACATTTGGTGGTGGAGTAGTAACTGATGAACCTGCTTTAGGAGAAGGGTTTCATTTAATTGCTCCTTGGAATAAAGTGTTTGTTTATGAAGTTCGTCAACAAGAATTATTTGAAAAAATGAAAGTATTATCTTCTAATGGATTAGATATTATTTTAGAAGTTAGTGCTTGGTATATGCCACAAAGTGAGAATTTAGGATTGTTACATCAACAAAAAGGACAAGATTATTTAACAAGAGTAATTTTACCTTCTTTAAGATCGGCTGCTCGTTCTGTAGTAGGAAGATATACACCTGAGCAAATTTATTCTAGTAAAAGAGATGTTATTCAAAATGAAATTTTTGACGAAACAAAAAAGATATTAGATGAACAATTTGTACAGCTAAATGAGGTTTTGGTAAGAGATGTAACTTTACCAACTACGATTAAAAATGCAATTGAAAAGAAATTAAAACAAGAGCAAGAGTTTTTAGAATATGAGTTTACCATTCAGAAAGCTCAAAAAGAAGCAGAACGTCAAAGAATTGATGCAGAAGGAAAAGCAACGGCAAATAAAATTTTGAATGCTTCTTTATCTGATAATATTTTAAAAGAAAAAGGAATTCAAGCTACTTTAGAATTGGCAAATTCTCCTAATGCAAAAGTAATTGTAATAGGATCTTCTAAGGATGGAATGCCTATTATTTTAGGAAATCAGTAG
- a CDS encoding LTA synthase family protein: MVFIVYNLNSFNISFKQALLSFVYAWRVDTVMACYILVIPTLLLSLNFLYPNKVTHYIIKSLVMIFTLINAMIMIGDIGIYKEWNTKINYKALTYLKDVDEVLRTSTNGLLISGAVLFLLMLVLSYYLYQKIVPKNINVKKNYILPVPFFLLAGGIVFLGLRGTGITPIDQSDAYFSENDFANTAAVNSTFNLARSVESNIKIGDKNPYQFFSKEELNKKISALYEVKKDTTFSILKTSKPNIVYIILEGFSADLIAADGGYDNITPTLDSIMHNGYNFTNVVSPGLRSHVGMISIFSGFPALPKVNVATQRDKFTQLPNFVKDIKANGYETGYIFGGDLKHGKVLDYIFNCHFDHLIKGEDFSDEIPTGKLGVADEYLFERKIQEIDKMKPPFMMASFTLSTHSPFDYPMEDVFNFGGGYQQYINSGHYTDKSLKEFFKVAATKPWYKNTLFVITADHSHPTPNQWDGFVANKSRIPLVFFGEVIKEEYRGVQNPKYASQLDISSTVLHQLGLDAKKYQWSKNLFNPNTKGFGFYVYKDGYGLVSEKENVFYNLETKKVIYQPEGAFHDKNKEDNIKALLQALYDEYLKL, from the coding sequence ATGGTATTTATTGTTTACAATTTAAACAGTTTTAATATTTCTTTTAAACAAGCCCTACTTTCTTTTGTATATGCATGGAGGGTGGATACTGTAATGGCTTGTTATATTTTGGTGATTCCAACTTTATTACTGAGTTTAAACTTTTTATATCCTAATAAAGTCACTCATTATATCATAAAATCATTAGTTATGATTTTTACTTTGATTAATGCCATGATAATGATTGGAGATATAGGAATTTACAAAGAATGGAACACTAAAATTAATTATAAAGCACTAACTTATTTAAAAGATGTTGATGAAGTGCTAAGAACATCAACTAATGGATTATTGATATCAGGAGCTGTTTTATTTTTGTTGATGTTAGTCTTGTCCTATTATTTATATCAAAAAATAGTTCCTAAAAATATCAACGTAAAAAAGAATTATATACTCCCAGTTCCTTTTTTCTTGTTGGCAGGAGGAATTGTTTTCTTAGGATTAAGGGGTACAGGAATTACTCCTATAGATCAAAGTGATGCTTATTTTTCTGAAAATGATTTTGCAAATACTGCAGCGGTGAACTCCACTTTTAATTTGGCGAGAAGTGTAGAATCTAATATAAAAATAGGAGATAAGAATCCTTATCAATTTTTTTCAAAAGAAGAGTTAAACAAAAAAATATCCGCATTATATGAGGTTAAGAAGGATACTACTTTTTCAATTTTAAAAACCTCAAAACCCAATATTGTTTATATTATTTTAGAAGGATTTTCTGCCGATTTAATTGCTGCCGATGGAGGTTATGATAATATAACACCAACATTAGATTCAATTATGCATAACGGTTATAATTTTACGAATGTAGTATCTCCTGGTTTAAGATCGCATGTTGGAATGATTAGTATTTTTAGTGGTTTTCCTGCTTTGCCAAAAGTGAATGTAGCTACACAAAGAGATAAATTTACCCAATTACCCAATTTTGTTAAAGACATTAAAGCGAATGGATATGAAACAGGATATATTTTTGGAGGAGATTTAAAGCATGGAAAAGTTTTAGATTATATTTTTAATTGTCATTTTGATCATTTAATCAAAGGAGAAGATTTTTCTGATGAGATACCTACGGGTAAATTAGGAGTTGCTGATGAATATTTATTTGAGAGAAAAATTCAAGAAATAGATAAAATGAAACCTCCTTTTATGATGGCTTCATTTACTTTAAGCACTCATTCTCCATTTGATTATCCAATGGAAGATGTATTTAACTTTGGAGGTGGATATCAGCAATACATCAATTCTGGACATTATACCGATAAAAGTTTAAAAGAGTTTTTTAAGGTAGCAGCTACCAAGCCATGGTATAAAAATACTTTGTTTGTGATTACTGCAGATCATAGTCATCCAACACCAAATCAATGGGATGGTTTTGTAGCCAATAAGAGCAGAATTCCTTTGGTGTTTTTTGGAGAAGTAATTAAAGAAGAATACAGAGGAGTTCAAAACCCAAAATATGCTAGTCAATTAGATATTTCATCAACAGTATTACATCAATTAGGATTAGATGCTAAGAAATATCAATGGAGTAAAAATCTATTCAACCCTAATACAAAAGGTTTTGGTTTTTATGTATATAAAGATGGATATGGATTGGTAAGTGAAAAAGAAAATGTATTTTATAATCTTGAAACAAAAAAGGTGATTTATCAGCCAGAAGGAGCGTTTCACGATAAAAATAAAGAAGATAATATTAAAGCATTATTACAAGCATTGTATGATGAGTATTTAAAATTATAG
- a CDS encoding NUDIX domain-containing protein — protein sequence MKISDIKEKILSNKWKPLKLFSYQYTRTDGRTEEQVREVYDKGDGAAVFMYNKQTKKVLLTKQFRMPAYINGVASGIVTEVPAGMLDKDDPETCIIREIEEETGYRVPKVKKVRHCFMTPGAVTEITHMFVAEYDESMKVAKGGGLNDEQEDIIVFEMNFTEVKQAIENNEFNDAKTLILLQYAWLHNLLED from the coding sequence ATGAAAATATCAGATATAAAAGAAAAGATACTATCCAATAAATGGAAACCTTTAAAATTGTTTTCATATCAATATACTCGTACAGACGGTAGAACAGAAGAACAGGTAAGAGAGGTTTATGACAAAGGTGATGGAGCTGCAGTTTTTATGTATAATAAGCAAACCAAAAAAGTGCTTTTAACAAAACAATTTAGAATGCCAGCTTATATAAATGGAGTTGCTTCTGGAATTGTTACAGAAGTTCCTGCTGGAATGTTAGATAAAGACGATCCAGAAACTTGTATTATTAGAGAAATAGAAGAGGAGACAGGTTATAGAGTTCCAAAAGTTAAAAAAGTTAGACATTGTTTTATGACTCCAGGAGCTGTAACTGAAATAACACATATGTTTGTTGCAGAATACGATGAGAGTATGAAAGTTGCTAAAGGCGGCGGTTTAAACGATGAGCAAGAAGATATTATTGTTTTTGAGATGAATTTTACCGAAGTAAAACAAGCGATAGAAAACAATGAATTTAACGATGCTAAAACCCTAATATTGTTACAATATGCATGGTTACATAATTTATTAGAGGATTAG